agcctcACATCAGACTATCCCTTAGTCACAGCTGAATAGGGTATTTGTGAATACCAGTAAGACCTGATTCtcagatttaggcatctaaagtgGTGGTTAGGTGCCCAAGTCCTTTTGTGTATCCAGCCTAATTTGTctatttaaaacacacaaataccatctctctttctctctctctctaaattaaGTATACATAAAACACACATTTTACAGAATGGAATAGGACTATCTTTACATTCATCCTATGGAACAGATGGTCTCCACATactatttcaatttatttttataagtgttaatttcagttttttttcTCGTCTTCCAGGTCACAGATTTCCTGAATAACTgacaatgaaaaatcaaaccaCAGTGACCGAATTTATCCTCCTGGGACTTTCCAGTGACCCACAGATGCAGATTTTCCTCTTTCTCCTTTTTTTAGTTATTTACCTCATCACTCTGGGTGGTAATATAGTGATCATGGTGGTGATAAAAGCTGATTCTCACCTTCACGCACCTATGTACTTTTTCCTCTTCCATTTATCCTTTGTTGATCTCTGCTATTCCTCAGTCACGGTGCCTAAAATGCTGATGAACTTCCTAGCAGAGCACAAAACTGTTTCTGTCAATGGCTGCATTGCTCAGATGTTCCTTTTTATCCTCTCAGTTGGTGCTGAAATTTTCATTCTCTCAGCATTGGCTTTTGACCGCTACGCTGCCATCTGTGATCCATTGTGTTACATGAATACAATGAACAAAGGGATCTGTGTTCATCTAGTGAGTGGTGCCTGGGCAATAGGCTTCATTGATGCCCTGcttaacactgtttttgccctCAAGTTGCATTTCTGTGGGCCCAATCAAATCAGCCATTTCAGCTGTGAGCTCCCTTCTCTGTTACAGCTGTCCTGCACTGACACCCTCACCAATCAAGTGGTCCTTCTTACTTCTCCTGTGGTATTTGGGTTGAGCTCCCTCCTCTTCACGCTGATCTCCTACATTCACATCAACTTCACTATCCTGAGGATACGCTCTACGGagggccggcataaagccttctccacctgcagctcccacctgatTGTGGTTGGTTTGTTGTACTTGACAGCTTTTTCCCAGTACACAAAACCCAGCTCAGTCTCCTCTGTGGTGCTCGATGAAATGGTCTCCATCCAGTACAGCATCTTAAcccccatgttaaaccccatcatctactgcctgaaaaacaaggaggtgaaaACAGCTGTAGAGAAAACATTGGGGAAATTCAAATTTCTCAAGTAGTgtcaatgttatttaaaaaaaattgcatagaAATGTGGATAACTTGTGTTTGGGAGATTCTCAGCTCAGTATTTGACATTCTGGGCCAAAGCTTCTTCTGGTCTAAATCACTGTGGCTCCATTGAACTCAGCAGGCCACATTCCCATTGGGTAGAAGAGACACTGGAGCAAAGGGGATGGGATCCTGGtatgatgttgcaccccatacgactttatggaaatatgcttatgaatgtgtatATGACATAACTGTTTTATGCTATATATGCAATGTAACATATCTgtgtaaaggttatggtctactgaatatattcatcctatttgtatgcatgtgttattgttgtgttcaaagttatgaatattggctttatacttgtttggtttttaaatagttttagtaaggcatttggtcagcttctttagaaaggaatttgcaagttaagtgcgaAGTCAAGAAGCATTTAATGGaaaatggatcttggaatgctccagtcCACATAAATCTAtatgaggacgttcaaggtagcatgtgaaccatggctgctacctgtaagttctgagtcatgcatggacaatgtgacttgcccatgtgactccaaaactccatcttgtagctggaatTCTACacaaggggagggaggggtatccgcccacaagagagagtctatttaagcccTTGGGAGACCCCTcccttttgtcttcagctggctcaagagagagcctctcctcTCCCAATGAtaactgaaagaaactggaaaaaaggacagtaactacaggtggtgtgagtgattgctggacccagactagaaggagactagtctgtaaaaggaagcttactggaacccttctgagggtgaggttttatctgtattcagttttcttattgTATTAGGCATAGACATGCAGGGTTTATTTTACTTTGAACCACTttaatcctactttctgtatgtaataaaatcactttttacttattaattaacccagattAGGTATTAATACCagggggtggtgggtggggggaacagctgtgcatatctctctatcagtgctgtaaagggcaaacaatttatgaaagCTTTATGCAGGGTACAAGGcatttatttgggatttggacCCCATttggagttgggcatctgagtgttgagGACAAggacacttcttaagctgctttcagtttaggctgcagctgctgggggatGCGgctcagacctgggtctgggtttgcagcatgctagcgggtctggctcaagcGAGGCAGGgaactgaagtcccaagctgccagagcAGGAAAGTTGGGCAAAAGTAGTCTGGGAACATCAGTtgacagccc
The sequence above is a segment of the Mauremys mutica isolate MM-2020 ecotype Southern chromosome 12, ASM2049712v1, whole genome shotgun sequence genome. Coding sequences within it:
- the LOC123346485 gene encoding olfactory receptor 1009-like, producing MKNQTTVTEFILLGLSSDPQMQIFLFLLFLVIYLITLGGNIVIMVVIKADSHLHAPMYFFLFHLSFVDLCYSSVTVPKMLMNFLAEHKTVSVNGCIAQMFLFILSVGAEIFILSALAFDRYAAICDPLCYMNTMNKGICVHLVSGAWAIGFIDALLNTVFALKLHFCGPNQISHFSCELPSLLQLSCTDTLTNQVVLLTSPVVFGLSSLLFTLISYIHINFTILRIRSTEGRHKAFSTCSSHLIVVGLLYLTAFSQYTKPSSVSSVVLDEMVSIQYSILTPMLNPIIYCLKNKEVKTAVEKTLGKFKFLK